The following proteins come from a genomic window of Amphiura filiformis chromosome 16, Afil_fr2py, whole genome shotgun sequence:
- the LOC140136202 gene encoding uncharacterized protein isoform X2, with amino-acid sequence MPNPSKMRSITMTHMSSVFVMILAYLIYTSAKGGKFGYKQTFVEGISSNISLDTPFGPLRGTNCAHTLIDGDIIITLNQWPYNIEVDVCDFALEKGETFCPIKKGETYSFTFKVTMSSLSLYKGHYVGKATVSNSYDEVLLCLSLDIKLP; translated from the exons ATGCCAAATCCATCGAAGATGAGATCCATTACAATGACACACATGTCATCGGTGTTTGTCATGATTCTTGCTTACCTTATCTATACGTCTGCTAAAGGTGGTaaatttgggtacaaacaaaCCTTTGTAGAAGGAATTTCTTCAAACATCTCTTTGGATACCCCATTCGGACCACTTCGAGGGACAAATTGTG CACACACACTTATTGACGGAGATATTATAATAACTCTTAACCAGTGGCCATACAACATAGAGGTAGATGTTTGTGACTTCGCATTGGAAAAAGGAGAGACGTTTTGTCCCATTAAAAAAGGag AAACTTACTCGTTCACATTTAAAGTCACTATGTCATCATTAAGCCTGTACAAG GGCCATTACGTAGGAAAGGCTACGGTTTCTAATAGCTACGATGAAGTCCTTCTTTGTTTATCGCTCGATATAAAATTACCATAG
- the LOC140136202 gene encoding uncharacterized protein isoform X1 codes for MPNPSKMRSITMTHMSSVFVMILAYLIYTSAKGGKFGYKQTFVEGISSNISLDTPFGPLRGTNCGPPFNFTVTPYPIQMGGTTRVVVIYTAAHTLIDGDIIITLNQWPYNIEVDVCDFALEKGETFCPIKKGETYSFTFKVTMSSLSLYKGHYVGKATVSNSYDEVLLCLSLDIKLP; via the exons ATGCCAAATCCATCGAAGATGAGATCCATTACAATGACACACATGTCATCGGTGTTTGTCATGATTCTTGCTTACCTTATCTATACGTCTGCTAAAGGTGGTaaatttgggtacaaacaaaCCTTTGTAGAAGGAATTTCTTCAAACATCTCTTTGGATACCCCATTCGGACCACTTCGAGGGACAAATTGTG GACCTCCGTTCAACTTTACTGTAACTCCATATCCTATTCAAATGGGCGGCACAACAAGGGTGGTTGTTATTTACACAGCAG CACACACACTTATTGACGGAGATATTATAATAACTCTTAACCAGTGGCCATACAACATAGAGGTAGATGTTTGTGACTTCGCATTGGAAAAAGGAGAGACGTTTTGTCCCATTAAAAAAGGag AAACTTACTCGTTCACATTTAAAGTCACTATGTCATCATTAAGCCTGTACAAG GGCCATTACGTAGGAAAGGCTACGGTTTCTAATAGCTACGATGAAGTCCTTCTTTGTTTATCGCTCGATATAAAATTACCATAG
- the LOC140136202 gene encoding uncharacterized protein isoform X3: MPNPSKMRSITMTHMSSVFVMILAYLIYTSAKGGKFGYKQTFVEGISSNISLDTPFGPLRGTNCGPPFNFTVTPYPIQMGGTTRVVVIYTAAHTLIDGDIIITLNQWPYNIEVDVCDFALEKGETFCPIKKGGPLRRKGYGF, translated from the exons ATGCCAAATCCATCGAAGATGAGATCCATTACAATGACACACATGTCATCGGTGTTTGTCATGATTCTTGCTTACCTTATCTATACGTCTGCTAAAGGTGGTaaatttgggtacaaacaaaCCTTTGTAGAAGGAATTTCTTCAAACATCTCTTTGGATACCCCATTCGGACCACTTCGAGGGACAAATTGTG GACCTCCGTTCAACTTTACTGTAACTCCATATCCTATTCAAATGGGCGGCACAACAAGGGTGGTTGTTATTTACACAGCAG CACACACACTTATTGACGGAGATATTATAATAACTCTTAACCAGTGGCCATACAACATAGAGGTAGATGTTTGTGACTTCGCATTGGAAAAAGGAGAGACGTTTTGTCCCATTAAAAAAGGag GGCCATTACGTAGGAAAGGCTACGGTTTCTAA